The window GCACCTCACCAATTTCGGCTGCGACCCGCGCACCCGAGAGCATCACGTCGCCCGATTCTTTTTCGGCCGCTTCGCGCTGGTCGGCCACCACCCAATGCTGCATGGCCGCGTCGTCCAGCTCGCGCCAAGTGGGGCGGGGAGCACCCACAGCCGCCACAAAAGCGCCGGGCTTGAGCCAAGCGCCTTGCAGCACCGGCTCGCTGGCATTGGTCACGGTGCAGACGATGTCGGCACCGCGCACGGCTTGTTCGGCGCTGGTGCAGGCCACACCGCCAATGTCTTGTGCGCACTGCTGCGCGTTGGCCGGGTTGGGGCTCCACACCCGAATCCCGGACACCTCGCGCACGGCCCGCAGCATTTGCGCGTGGCTGCGGGCCAGCACACCGCTGCCCAGCATGGCCACCACCTGCGGGGTGCGTGGCACCAGGGCGTCGGCGGCCACGGCAGAGGCCGCTGCCGTGCGCATGGCCGTTATGGTGTTGCCCTCCATGACGGCCAGCGTCTGGCCTGTGGCCGGGTTCATCAGCACGATGGTGCTCAGCAGCGTGGGCAAGCCCTTTTGCGCATTGCCCGGCACCAGCGTGATGAGCTTGGTGCTGAGCGCATCGCCCAGTTGTGCAGGCTTCAAAAACAGCAGGCCGTCGTTGGAGGCCTCGCCAATGGGCATGACCATGCGCAGCGGCTGCACCACTTGGCCCAGCGTCAAGGCGACCAGGGCTTCGTGCACGCCTTGCAGCAATTCGGGCACGCTCAGCAGTTGTTGTACGCGGGCTTCGTCAAAGTAATGAACCATGGTGTTGCTCCTGATGGGCAGTCAAGCCGTTGGAAGTCTTTCAGGCAGTGCCGGGGCCTTTGGCATACAAGGCCGTGGCTGCAACCACATCGGCCAC is drawn from Limnohabitans sp. 63ED37-2 and contains these coding sequences:
- a CDS encoding ornithine cyclodeaminase family protein, encoding MVHYFDEARVQQLLSVPELLQGVHEALVALTLGQVVQPLRMVMPIGEASNDGLLFLKPAQLGDALSTKLITLVPGNAQKGLPTLLSTIVLMNPATGQTLAVMEGNTITAMRTAAASAVAADALVPRTPQVVAMLGSGVLARSHAQMLRAVREVSGIRVWSPNPANAQQCAQDIGGVACTSAEQAVRGADIVCTVTNASEPVLQGAWLKPGAFVAAVGAPRPTWRELDDAAMQHWVVADQREAAEKESGDVMLSGARVAAEIGEVLCGRVAPPPAGTTVIFKSLGQAVEDTVAARLVYRAALAESARP